Sequence from the Segatella copri genome:
GGATTAACAACTCATTAAACATGAATATAGTATACATCATAGAAGACTATTCTGAGAATGGAGGCGTAGAAAAAATCGTTTCTATGAAAGCTAATACATTCTATCAAGAATATCATCATCAGGTTACTGTTATTTCTGTATATGAAGATAAACGGAAACAACAGTATATATTAGACGAAGGTATCCGGCTGATTCATCTTCATGTTCCTTTTGCCAAGAAGACAAGAAATAAAGTATATAAGTTATTAAGCAGAATTATTACACTATTATTAGCAGCTTATAGATTAAATAAAACAATTAAACAGGTTAATCCCGACGTAGTATTCTTTACAACTACATTGGGAGCATTGTTATTACCTCTTTGTCATACCAAGGCTAGAAGAATATACGAATCACATTTGGCACGTTCATTCAATCCTTTTCACTCACTATTCGGATTAATGGAAAGAAAAGCTGATGCTATAGTTTGTCTGACTCATGACGATGCTAAAGAATTTCAATCGACAAAGAATGTATACGTTATCCCCAACTTTATCAACATACCACACCAAAAGGTAAAAGACTACAGTTGCAAAAAAGCTATTGCTGTAGGAAGATTAGAACAACAGAAAGGTTTTGACAGATTGATTAGCTGTTGGAAAGATGTAGCCAAACAATATCCCGACTGGCAACTCGATATTTATGGAACCGGCTCACTTTACCATATATTACAAGAGCAAATTACAAGTTTAGGATTGGAAAAACAGGTAAAATTGTGTGGCAGAGGAAAAAATATGATGGAAATATATCCTAACTATAGTTTACACGTAATGTCTTCACATTATGAAGGTCAAGGTATTGTAATGTTAGAAGCTCAAGCATGTGGTTTACCTTCTGTTACTTTTGACTTTAAATATGGAGCTAACGAAATTATTAGAGACGAAATAAATGGTATTATCGTAAGACAAAATGATAATGAAGCTTTTATCACAGCCATTTGCAAGATGATAAATTCAGAATCACTACGCCATAATCTGGGTATGAAAGCTCAAACCATGGCTATTCAATATTCTAAATTTAACATCTTTCAAAAATGGCTAGAACTATTGAGATGTTATACTTAATTGTACATCGATTGTGAAACAGAATCTAATGGTACGAAAGAAGGACTCAATAGATCATATTTGTCCCGATAATAAGGTGTATTAAGTTGGGATATGTGAAATACTACATTACAGATTTCATCAGTACGGAAAGAACGATGAAGTGCTTTTTTGATATTATTTATAATCGCGGGATATTTCTGTTTATACTTATCAGAACACCATATCATAAAAGGTACTTCATACTGATACTTATATCCTAAATTCTTCATATTATCATCAAAAACAACTCGTCCATACGAATCTCTATAATCATATATTTCTTCACCATGATCAGAAAAATAGAGGACTACCGTATTTTTATCTCTAAATAAATCAATAATATTTTTCAATACATAGTCATTATATAGAGTAGCATTATCATATTCTGCTATCATCTGTTTCTTTTCATCATTCAAATAAGGCTGTTTGCTACGAATATTTCTATAAGAAAATATATTAAACTGTGATATATGAGGATAGCGTTTTGTTGCCATAACATGCTGTCCCATCAGATGAAAGATAACAAGATTATGCTTACCAATACCCTTAGCTTCCTTGGAAAAATCTACTACTGCCTGATTATCATATTCGAAAACATTCTTACTTATTTGCGTATAGGATTCCTTCATTAGTAATTGATTATAAACAAAAGAATTCATAGAGAATACAAACGGAGCCTGTAATTCATCATCCTTCTGAACATCCCAGTAATAAACCTGATAACCAGCTTTTTTAAATAGAGCTGGAAAATAAGGACTATCAGACCATTTTTCATGGTTACGCAGACTGTTACAACACAACGTATTTTTCATCGTTAAAGTAGTACGATTAAAAGGACTAACTACATTGTCAAATACAAATAAGTTACCTTTTTTCTTTTCTTGATACAGATTCGGAGTTGTTGGCAAATAATATCCATACAACTGAGAATGGCATTTTATATAAGATTCTCCGATTACATAAACTACATTCAGAGAATCACTATCAACTGAAATATGAGACTGTTTAGCACAGCATGTTACATCTACAGCATGTTTCATCTCTAAATTAACTAAATAAATATTATATAAAGAATAAAATAAGGTTGTTATCGAATCACGACAACCATATTCTTCAGGCATATCATCTATTGTACTCACAGAAACAATTTCTTTATAAAAACCAAACTGTAGAAATCCACAAAAAATAAAAGCTGATAACAGTAAATTGATTATCTTCTCATGTTTCAGACTTTTCAAGAAAAGAGTGATTTTATTTTTTTTTCTCTCACATAAAACAACTAATACAACATAAAATATCAAGAAAATCAAAGTAAGTATTCCTCCCTTAGATAAAAGAAAAGAATACAAAAACTCTGATGCTTCTCTTTTATTTGTTTCAACTATCAGAGTAATAATATCTGGCTGTAAAGTTTTATTAAACACCAAATGCAAAAACAAGCATACAGCAAATAATAATAACGCAAAAGTGTAAAGACTTATCTTAATAAATCTGTTTCGGATATAAAAAACAAATAAGGTAAAAAGATAAGAGATCGCTCCAGCTCTAGGAAAATCAATAAAAAAGAAATCGAACACACGATTCATAAAAAAATAATGAACGTGCGAAGGAATAAATCTTATCGGCATAATCGTAATTGCCAATAAGAATAAAAGAAAGAAAGGAAACTCCTTAACAATAGGAGTTTGCAATATCTTTAACCATTTTATAATATATTTTTTCAGACTTACCATAATCTTATTTTTTATGAACATATCACTATAGAAAACTTATTATCTTTAATGAAACTTTATATATAACCAACAAAGCATTTCCTATCTCAGAGTTTCTTAACAGACCAAATGTACCCTGACCTGTCCATTCTACAGTACCCACACATAGTAACAGTAACCATATCTTAGTATAAGATGGCGGTAAAATTCGATTGATCCATTTCAAAAAGTGAGCTACGTATCCCGTCAAAAGACTTGATAACAATTCATTAAAATCTTCCTCCTTTAGAGTAAATAACACGATGTAAGAAGATAAAGAAGCATACATGATGATACGAGTATAGTCTGTTGACAATATAGTAAACATAGGAATTAAACATACCATAATCCCTAAAAATAAAGTACTATAACACAGGTTTTCTTGCCGATTCTTATCACTAGAAGAACAATACACAGTATTTATCATCGTATTCATATAGATAGCCAAAACTATACTAACCACACTACCTATTATATTAGGAATATGGAATACCTTATCCAAGAAATTATAATGAAGATGAAATAACATAACATATCCTTTATCATATGAAAGAAAATCCATCACATTTGGAAATTCCAAGAAAGGTTCAGTACTTTTACGTATCAAAAGATATTGTTCCATACTTCCTGAAAAATGAAGACAGAGTAAAAATACTAGCATAGATGGTATCCAACAACAGATAGTTTTCCACAAATAACGAACTTTTAAACGAGTTATCAACAACAGGAGTGGAAAAGCCCAAAAAGCAAAGGGTTCGTGGCATAACACAGCTAAGATTGCCAATATATTACCACACAACACCCACCAACGAAAAGGT
This genomic interval carries:
- a CDS encoding glycosyltransferase family 4 protein, translated to MNIVYIIEDYSENGGVEKIVSMKANTFYQEYHHQVTVISVYEDKRKQQYILDEGIRLIHLHVPFAKKTRNKVYKLLSRIITLLLAAYRLNKTIKQVNPDVVFFTTTLGALLLPLCHTKARRIYESHLARSFNPFHSLFGLMERKADAIVCLTHDDAKEFQSTKNVYVIPNFINIPHQKVKDYSCKKAIAVGRLEQQKGFDRLISCWKDVAKQYPDWQLDIYGTGSLYHILQEQITSLGLEKQVKLCGRGKNMMEIYPNYSLHVMSSHYEGQGIVMLEAQACGLPSVTFDFKYGANEIIRDEINGIIVRQNDNEAFITAICKMINSESLRHNLGMKAQTMAIQYSKFNIFQKWLELLRCYT
- a CDS encoding phosphoethanolamine transferase, with translation MVSLKKYIIKWLKILQTPIVKEFPFFLLFLLAITIMPIRFIPSHVHYFFMNRVFDFFFIDFPRAGAISYLFTLFVFYIRNRFIKISLYTFALLLFAVCLFLHLVFNKTLQPDIITLIVETNKREASEFLYSFLLSKGGILTLIFLIFYVVLVVLCERKKNKITLFLKSLKHEKIINLLLSAFIFCGFLQFGFYKEIVSVSTIDDMPEEYGCRDSITTLFYSLYNIYLVNLEMKHAVDVTCCAKQSHISVDSDSLNVVYVIGESYIKCHSQLYGYYLPTTPNLYQEKKKGNLFVFDNVVSPFNRTTLTMKNTLCCNSLRNHEKWSDSPYFPALFKKAGYQVYYWDVQKDDELQAPFVFSMNSFVYNQLLMKESYTQISKNVFEYDNQAVVDFSKEAKGIGKHNLVIFHLMGQHVMATKRYPHISQFNIFSYRNIRSKQPYLNDEKKQMIAEYDNATLYNDYVLKNIIDLFRDKNTVVLYFSDHGEEIYDYRDSYGRVVFDDNMKNLGYKYQYEVPFMIWCSDKYKQKYPAIINNIKKALHRSFRTDEICNVVFHISQLNTPYYRDKYDLLSPSFVPLDSVSQSMYN